Proteins encoded together in one Sphingomonas radiodurans window:
- a CDS encoding RelA/SpoT family protein, with the protein MLRQYELVDRVLDYDPDADEALLNRAYVFSVNAHGTQKRASGDPYFSHPIEVAGILTELHLDDETIATAILHDTVEDTVATTEQIRQLFGENVARLVDGVTKLSKIEAQTESERAAENLRKFLLAMSGDIRVLLVKLADRLHNMRTLHFIKSDEKRRRIARETMEIYAPLAERIGMYEFMKEMQTLAFAQLEPEAYESITRRLEQLKAGGGDKIAKIGSGLKMLLSRHGIDVEISGREKHPYSIWRKMQERHISFEQLSDIMAFRAIVPSEDDCYIALGHIHRRWPMVPGRFKDYISTPRRNGYRSLHTSVIHAENQRVEIQIRTGEMHAEAEFGLAAHWAYKQGTRVSPQSQHSWIADLVEILDTAGSPEELLEHTRMAMYQDRIFAFTPKGELIQLPKGATPIDFAYAVHTDLGDQAVGAKINGRVVPLRTVIENGDQVQVLRSKAQTPQPNWLGFAITGKALAAIRRHLRHVEREQTVALGQKLYDHIVARLPAPLGQDAKKQAIKRLKLSDETALMQAIARRTLTDAQVMEALMPGSAGADVALAAPLSSAISIEGLAPGVAYELGGCCYPVPGDRIVGLRRPDASIEVHAIDCSTLADLAERSEEETDWIDVQWGTETEGATARIAVEVKNEPGALGVLATIIGQHKANIINLRLDTRDTQFHSNIIDVEVHDAHQLMRLLAALRAADAVNAAERV; encoded by the coding sequence GTGCTGCGCCAATATGAACTCGTAGACCGGGTCCTCGATTATGACCCCGATGCCGACGAAGCGCTGCTGAACCGCGCCTATGTCTTTTCGGTCAACGCGCATGGCACGCAGAAGCGCGCGAGCGGCGATCCTTACTTCAGCCACCCGATCGAAGTCGCCGGCATCCTGACCGAGCTTCACCTCGACGACGAGACGATCGCGACGGCGATCCTCCACGACACGGTCGAGGATACCGTCGCCACCACCGAACAGATCCGGCAATTGTTCGGCGAGAATGTCGCGCGGCTGGTCGACGGCGTCACCAAGCTCAGCAAGATCGAGGCGCAGACCGAAAGCGAGCGCGCCGCCGAAAACCTGCGCAAGTTCCTGCTCGCGATGTCCGGCGATATCCGCGTGCTGTTGGTGAAGCTCGCCGATCGCCTGCACAACATGCGCACGCTCCACTTCATCAAATCCGATGAAAAGCGCCGCCGCATCGCGCGCGAGACGATGGAGATCTACGCCCCGCTCGCCGAGCGGATCGGCATGTACGAGTTCATGAAGGAGATGCAGACGCTCGCCTTCGCGCAACTCGAACCCGAAGCCTATGAATCGATCACCCGCCGGCTCGAACAGCTGAAGGCCGGCGGTGGCGACAAGATCGCGAAGATCGGGTCGGGCCTGAAGATGCTGCTGTCGCGCCACGGCATCGATGTCGAAATCTCAGGGCGCGAGAAGCATCCATACAGCATCTGGCGCAAGATGCAGGAACGCCACATCAGCTTCGAGCAATTGTCGGATATCATGGCGTTCCGGGCAATCGTCCCCAGCGAGGACGATTGCTACATCGCCCTCGGCCATATCCATCGCCGCTGGCCGATGGTGCCCGGCCGGTTCAAGGATTACATCTCCACTCCGCGGCGCAACGGCTATCGCTCGCTCCACACGTCGGTGATCCACGCCGAGAACCAGCGCGTCGAGATCCAGATCCGCACCGGCGAGATGCACGCTGAGGCCGAATTCGGCCTCGCCGCGCACTGGGCGTATAAACAGGGCACGCGCGTCAGCCCGCAATCGCAGCACAGCTGGATCGCCGACCTCGTCGAGATCCTCGACACGGCGGGAAGCCCGGAAGAGCTGCTCGAACACACGCGCATGGCGATGTATCAGGATCGCATCTTCGCCTTCACCCCCAAGGGCGAACTGATTCAGTTGCCCAAAGGCGCAACGCCGATCGACTTCGCCTACGCCGTCCACACCGATCTCGGCGACCAGGCGGTCGGCGCGAAGATCAATGGCCGCGTCGTGCCGCTGCGCACCGTGATCGAGAATGGCGACCAAGTGCAGGTGCTGCGCTCCAAGGCCCAGACGCCCCAACCCAACTGGCTTGGGTTCGCGATCACCGGCAAGGCGTTGGCCGCGATCCGCCGCCACTTGCGCCATGTCGAACGCGAACAAACCGTCGCGCTCGGCCAAAAGCTGTACGACCATATCGTCGCGCGGCTCCCCGCCCCGCTTGGGCAGGACGCCAAGAAGCAAGCGATCAAGCGCCTGAAGCTCTCCGACGAAACCGCGCTGATGCAAGCAATCGCCCGCCGCACGCTCACCGACGCGCAGGTGATGGAGGCGCTGATGCCCGGCTCGGCCGGTGCCGACGTGGCGCTGGCGGCGCCGCTATCCTCCGCAATCTCGATCGAGGGACTGGCGCCAGGCGTCGCCTATGAGCTGGGCGGCTGCTGTTACCCGGTGCCAGGTGACCGGATCGTCGGCCTGCGCCGTCCCGACGCCTCGATCGAAGTCCATGCGATCGACTGTTCGACGCTTGCCGATCTCGCCGAGCGCTCGGAAGAGGAGACCGACTGGATCGACGTGCAATGGGGCACCGAAACCGAAGGCGCCACCGCCCGCATCGCGGTCGAGGTGAAGAACGAGCCCGGTGCGCTCGGCGTGCTCGCGACGATCATTGGTCAGCACAAGGCAAACATCATCAACCTGCGGCTCGACACGCGCGATACGCAATTCCACAGCAATATCATCGATGTCGAGGTCCACGACGCGCACCAGTTGATGCGCCTCCTGGCTGCTCTGCGCGCTGCCGACGCGGTGAACGCTGCGGAACGGGTTTAG
- a CDS encoding winged helix-turn-helix transcriptional regulator produces the protein MGELREPLQECSLPAALEAMGERWAFLILRAAFNGLHHFEEFQSELGIARNILANRLARFVDHGMMERKSLPEDRRKIAYHLTDKGYALLPTMVALRQWGERWETGCPAFPILVDKRDNRPIQQVAVMSHDGRVLGMGDLHWALPSDVSYGEEREAAE, from the coding sequence ATGGGAGAGCTGCGCGAGCCGCTACAGGAATGCAGCCTGCCGGCGGCGCTGGAGGCGATGGGGGAGCGCTGGGCGTTCCTGATCCTGCGGGCGGCGTTCAACGGCCTGCATCATTTTGAGGAGTTCCAGTCCGAGCTCGGGATCGCGCGCAACATCCTCGCAAACCGGCTCGCCCGGTTCGTCGATCATGGGATGATGGAGCGCAAGTCGCTGCCGGAAGACCGGCGCAAGATCGCCTATCATCTGACCGATAAGGGCTATGCGTTGCTGCCGACGATGGTGGCGCTGCGGCAATGGGGCGAGCGCTGGGAGACCGGCTGCCCGGCATTCCCTATCCTGGTCGACAAGCGTGACAATCGCCCGATCCAGCAGGTCGCGGTGATGAGTCATGACGGGCGGGTGCTCGGCATGGGCGACCTGCACTGGGCGCTGCCGAGCGATGTCTCGTACGGCGAAGAGCGCGAAGCGGCGGAGTAA
- a CDS encoding CC_3452 family protein produces MIRSLTKSVLVSAALLAAAGVSAQPSDSAYVATPVTAPAKSVLMTRDTAWNVRDGAFVTVDAPMREMVACQLVARSAGQLSGFTARGKAFDATQLDACNAKAKGAKTVMAKADTTPATAN; encoded by the coding sequence ATGATTCGCTCGCTCACCAAGTCCGTTCTCGTTTCCGCCGCGCTGCTCGCGGCCGCTGGTGTCTCCGCTCAGCCATCCGACAGCGCCTATGTCGCAACCCCGGTCACCGCCCCGGCGAAGTCGGTCCTGATGACGCGCGACACCGCGTGGAACGTGCGCGACGGCGCCTTCGTCACCGTCGACGCGCCGATGCGCGAGATGGTCGCTTGCCAGCTCGTCGCGCGCAGCGCCGGCCAGCTCTCGGGCTTCACCGCTCGCGGCAAGGCTTTCGACGCGACGCAGCTCGACGCCTGCAACGCGAAGGCGAAGGGCGCCAAGACCGTGATGGCCAAGGCTGATACGACCCCCGCCACGGCGAACTGA
- a CDS encoding DUF885 domain-containing protein, with the protein MDRRSFLASASAASAVALIPEALRAQAAAPTNPADAKLNAIFDRTFAQTLQRSPELATSLGMDKGANAQLKHRLSDTSPAAKASAHADLKQAIATIRAVDPAPLSPRSKLDREVILYSLDSRALPRDRFNLDGVQRPFTIFQQGGSYFSTPDFLNSAHTINTADDCEAYLDRLTAFATRLDQDSADQKEEAARGYLAPDFSLDLTIGQMAKLRGAPAAESGLAQSVARRAAAKTIAGDWQARAAKIVEGQVYPALDRQMALIKSLRTKARSSAGVWDVPQGDAIYAAALEQATTTKFTPDEVHKMGLDQVAEITAQLDAILRKQGLTTGTVADRLNILNIRADQVYPDTAEGRAALIKGLNEGNAALTAKLGQVFLAPPNEPLDIRAVPTDIQDGASNGYYNRAALDGSRPAIYWINLKSVGDWPKYSLPSLTYHEGVPGHHLQISIAQKAPQPLLRNLTFFSAYSEGWALYAESVADELGGYANDLERAGFLQSYLFRAARLVIDTGLHTKRWTREQATDYMVKTVGFARPRSQREIERYCTQPGQACSYKVGHAAWQRARATAEKIRGDKFDLKRFHEVLQSGAVPLTIMERLVEEQARMA; encoded by the coding sequence TTGGATCGCCGCAGCTTCCTCGCCTCCGCCAGCGCCGCCTCCGCCGTCGCGCTCATCCCCGAAGCGCTCCGCGCGCAAGCCGCCGCGCCGACCAACCCCGCCGACGCCAAGCTCAACGCCATCTTCGACCGTACCTTCGCGCAGACGCTGCAACGCTCGCCCGAACTCGCCACGTCGCTCGGCATGGACAAGGGCGCGAACGCCCAGCTGAAGCACCGGCTGTCGGATACCTCACCCGCCGCCAAGGCAAGCGCGCATGCCGATCTGAAGCAGGCGATTGCCACGATCCGCGCCGTCGATCCCGCTCCGCTGTCGCCGCGGTCGAAGCTCGATCGGGAAGTCATCCTCTATTCGCTCGACAGTCGCGCGCTGCCGCGTGATCGCTTCAACCTCGATGGCGTGCAGCGCCCGTTCACGATCTTCCAACAGGGCGGCAGCTACTTCTCGACCCCCGATTTCCTCAACTCGGCGCACACGATCAATACCGCCGACGATTGCGAGGCGTATCTCGATCGCCTCACGGCCTTCGCCACGCGGCTCGATCAGGACAGCGCGGATCAGAAGGAAGAGGCCGCACGCGGCTATCTCGCACCCGATTTCTCGCTCGATCTGACGATCGGCCAGATGGCCAAGCTGCGCGGCGCACCAGCAGCGGAGAGTGGCCTCGCACAGTCGGTCGCCCGCCGCGCCGCGGCGAAGACCATTGCCGGCGACTGGCAGGCGCGCGCTGCGAAGATCGTCGAGGGGCAGGTCTATCCCGCACTCGATCGTCAGATGGCACTCATCAAGTCGCTGCGCACCAAGGCACGCAGCTCGGCCGGCGTATGGGACGTGCCGCAGGGCGACGCGATCTATGCCGCCGCGCTCGAACAGGCGACCACCACCAAGTTCACGCCCGACGAGGTTCACAAGATGGGGCTCGATCAGGTCGCCGAGATCACCGCGCAGCTCGACGCGATCCTCAGGAAGCAGGGTCTGACCACTGGAACAGTGGCCGATCGCCTCAACATTCTCAACATTCGCGCTGATCAGGTCTATCCCGACACCGCCGAAGGCCGTGCCGCGCTGATCAAGGGGCTGAACGAAGGCAATGCCGCGCTGACCGCGAAACTCGGCCAGGTCTTCCTCGCGCCGCCGAACGAGCCGCTCGATATCCGCGCGGTGCCGACCGACATTCAGGACGGCGCGTCGAACGGGTATTACAACCGCGCCGCGCTCGATGGCTCGCGCCCGGCGATCTACTGGATCAACCTCAAGAGCGTCGGCGATTGGCCGAAATATTCGCTGCCCAGCCTCACCTATCACGAAGGCGTGCCGGGGCATCACTTGCAGATCTCGATCGCGCAGAAGGCGCCGCAGCCGCTACTGCGCAACCTCACCTTTTTCTCGGCCTATTCCGAAGGCTGGGCGCTTTATGCGGAAAGCGTCGCGGACGAGCTCGGCGGCTATGCCAACGATCTCGAACGTGCAGGCTTCCTGCAAAGCTATCTGTTCCGCGCCGCCCGCCTCGTGATCGATACCGGCCTCCACACCAAGCGCTGGACCCGCGAGCAAGCGACCGACTACATGGTCAAGACGGTCGGCTTCGCCCGCCCGCGCTCGCAGCGCGAGATCGAGCGCTATTGCACCCAGCCCGGCCAGGCCTGCAGCTACAAGGTCGGCCACGCCGCCTGGCAGCGCGCCCGTGCGACCGCAGAGAAGATCCGTGGCGACAAGTTCGATCTGAAGCGCTTCCACGAAGTGCTGCAATCGGGCGCGGTGCCGCTGACGATCATGGAGCGGCTGGTCGAGGAGCAGGCCCGGATGGCGTGA
- a CDS encoding sensor histidine kinase produces MIEGAILTARVDGDDRLVEADAAFMALNERAGGAIGERLATPQLATIVRLARRLQILVSRAVTIADSDVDLDCWVRATPGENGVALAVSPVRERPAWRPSSATGSVPPPAGADWTWETDAGLRVQRLLVEAGARHGFDAAAALGQPLTKLFALDSDEHGVLPLLEAVAALDDFENQPASLREGGARVMLAGHVKRDTGGAFAGFVGATFHQMVVPAQEAVALGSAFNRRLDTILRGPLGRIVATADSINAGVDGPIDPHYADYAADIASAGRHLMGLIDDLADIQAIERDDFTVEDEGIDLADVTRRAAGLLAVRAADAGVAIDRGDLDRPVPAHGEFRRSLQIMVNLIGNAVRYSPRGSTIWLRLQNDGDRAIAIVADQGKGVAAEDQERIFGKFERVDTGEPGGSGLGLYIARRLARAMGGDLTVDSAPGEGARFVLSLPAR; encoded by the coding sequence ATGATCGAAGGCGCAATCCTTACGGCGCGTGTCGATGGCGACGACCGGCTGGTCGAGGCCGATGCCGCGTTCATGGCGCTCAACGAACGCGCTGGCGGCGCGATCGGCGAACGGCTGGCGACGCCGCAATTGGCGACGATCGTGCGACTGGCGCGGCGGCTGCAGATTCTCGTCTCGCGCGCGGTGACGATCGCCGACAGCGATGTCGATCTCGATTGCTGGGTCCGCGCGACGCCGGGTGAAAACGGCGTTGCGCTTGCCGTATCGCCAGTGCGCGAGCGGCCGGCGTGGCGGCCTTCGTCGGCGACGGGCAGCGTGCCGCCGCCGGCCGGCGCGGACTGGACGTGGGAGACCGACGCCGGGCTGCGCGTGCAGCGGCTGCTGGTCGAAGCGGGCGCGCGCCACGGCTTCGATGCCGCGGCCGCGCTCGGCCAGCCGTTGACCAAGTTGTTCGCGCTCGACAGCGACGAGCATGGCGTGCTGCCGCTGCTCGAGGCGGTGGCGGCGCTCGACGATTTCGAAAACCAGCCGGCTAGCTTGCGCGAGGGCGGCGCGCGGGTGATGCTGGCGGGGCACGTCAAGCGTGATACCGGCGGCGCGTTCGCCGGGTTCGTCGGTGCGACGTTCCACCAAATGGTCGTTCCGGCGCAGGAAGCGGTGGCGCTGGGCAGCGCGTTCAACCGACGGCTGGATACCATCCTGCGCGGGCCATTGGGGCGGATCGTCGCGACGGCAGACAGTATCAATGCGGGCGTCGACGGGCCGATCGACCCGCACTACGCCGACTATGCCGCGGATATCGCCAGTGCCGGGCGACATCTGATGGGGCTGATCGACGATCTGGCCGACATCCAGGCGATCGAACGCGACGACTTCACCGTCGAGGATGAAGGCATCGACCTTGCCGACGTGACGCGTCGCGCGGCGGGGCTGCTCGCGGTGCGCGCTGCCGATGCTGGCGTGGCGATCGACCGCGGCGATCTCGATCGACCCGTGCCGGCGCATGGTGAATTCCGCCGCTCGCTGCAGATCATGGTCAATCTGATCGGCAATGCGGTTCGCTATTCGCCGCGCGGGTCGACGATCTGGCTGCGGCTGCAGAACGACGGCGATCGTGCGATCGCGATCGTTGCCGATCAGGGCAAGGGGGTCGCGGCGGAGGACCAAGAGCGCATCTTCGGCAAGTTCGAGCGGGTCGATACGGGCGAGCCCGGCGGCAGCGGGCTGGGGCTGTACATCGCGCGGCGGCTTGCGCGGGCGATGGGGGGCGACCTGACCGTCGACAGCGCGCCGGGCGAAGGCGCGCGGTTCGTGCTGAGCCTGCCGGCTCGGTAG
- a CDS encoding glycosyltransferase family 2 protein, translating into MKRPALSIVIPCYNEAATLPLLHQRVAAAAHAAVGDDHEIVLVNDGSRDDSWSIMQYLATTDPRLVAINLSRNHGHQLALTAGLDLCSGEQILVIDADLQDPPELLADMRATMARDGADVVYAVRRKRAGETLFKKATAAAFYRLLDRLTDTEIPLDTGDFRLMSRRALDALLSLPEQARFIRGMVAWVGFRQVPFVYDRAERHAGETNYPISKMLRLAFDAVTGFSTAPLRFASHASVALAGLSLLLLVYIAWGYFEGDPVQGWTSTMLVVTVLSAVQMFVLGMIGEYIGRLYIESKRRPLYLVADIAGTVHRRATLGFQAERTIIPESEIAGKGRG; encoded by the coding sequence ATGAAGCGTCCCGCCCTATCGATCGTCATCCCCTGCTACAACGAGGCCGCAACGCTGCCGCTACTCCACCAGCGCGTCGCGGCGGCGGCGCATGCCGCGGTTGGCGACGATCACGAGATCGTGCTGGTCAACGACGGCTCGCGCGACGATAGCTGGTCGATCATGCAATATCTCGCCACCACCGATCCGCGGCTGGTGGCGATCAACCTTTCGCGAAACCACGGCCACCAGCTTGCGCTGACGGCAGGGCTCGACCTCTGCTCGGGCGAGCAGATCCTAGTGATCGACGCCGATCTGCAGGATCCACCCGAGCTGCTCGCCGACATGCGCGCGACGATGGCGCGCGACGGCGCCGACGTCGTCTACGCCGTCCGCCGCAAGCGAGCCGGCGAAACGCTGTTCAAGAAGGCCACTGCGGCCGCATTCTACCGCTTACTCGATCGCCTCACCGATACCGAGATCCCACTCGACACCGGCGATTTCCGCCTGATGTCGCGCCGCGCGCTCGATGCATTGCTGTCGCTGCCCGAGCAGGCGCGCTTCATCCGCGGCATGGTCGCCTGGGTCGGTTTCCGCCAAGTGCCCTTCGTCTATGACCGCGCCGAGCGGCACGCGGGCGAAACCAATTACCCAATCTCGAAGATGCTGCGCCTCGCCTTCGACGCCGTGACGGGCTTCTCCACTGCCCCGCTGCGCTTCGCCAGCCATGCGTCGGTCGCGCTGGCGGGCCTGTCGCTACTGCTTTTGGTCTATATCGCCTGGGGCTATTTCGAAGGCGATCCGGTGCAGGGCTGGACCTCGACGATGCTCGTCGTGACAGTGCTCAGCGCCGTCCAGATGTTCGTCCTCGGCATGATCGGCGAATATATCGGCCGGCTCTACATCGAATCGAAGCGTCGCCCGCTGTATCTGGTCGCGGACATCGCCGGCACCGTCCACCGCCGCGCGACGCTCGGCTTCCAGGCCGAACGCACCATCATCCCCGAAAGCGAGATCGCCGGCAAAGGGCGCGGCTAG
- a CDS encoding AcrB/AcrD/AcrF family protein codes for MNDTRNALATELDRYWIRLTLIAWVVIAIFFVAQRWSAIHWLSLGDTDDNMRLAQVRALLDGQGWYDLRNYRLNPPQGFDIHWSRIVDLPIAGLILLLRPFVGVAEAEKLACGIAPLIPLSITLLGIGATVRRLVAPLAWPLALVFLMGSTVAILMFMPDRIDHHGWQLAMLSLTVAGLCDPKDARGGMTVGLGSALSLTIGLEMLPYCAMAGAIIALRWVWDADERRRLLTYALSLGGGCAAGFALFASEANRVLRCDALTPVWLSVFVAAGALLAVLALVSPQSRTVRLGLAVLAGGVIVAGFGLLFPQCLGRPEQVSDELYANWLGNVREAKPIYRHPLRVAFPLAALPVMGLIGAGVATWRARGTPALLGWACVALFAVFAMLMLLWQVRAGPAAQVMAIPGVTALGWIILPWLLGHQSLFVRVFGTVTVFVIISGLFAGLALKWFPIDRPKPYVQRVNRASGRCVTMPAMTPLNRIPRQTIFTFVDLGPRLITLTHHDAIAGPYHRNGDAILDVQHAFKRSPEEARAIMKRHGATLMLVCPNMAESTVYRDRAPNGFYGRLAHGEKFPWLVPVPLPKGSPLRLFRIR; via the coding sequence TTGAACGATACACGCAATGCCCTCGCTACCGAACTCGACCGGTACTGGATCCGGCTGACGCTGATCGCCTGGGTGGTGATCGCGATCTTCTTCGTCGCGCAGCGGTGGAGCGCGATCCACTGGCTGTCGCTTGGTGACACCGACGACAACATGCGGCTGGCGCAAGTCCGCGCGCTGCTCGACGGGCAGGGCTGGTACGATCTGCGCAATTACCGTCTGAACCCGCCGCAGGGCTTCGACATCCACTGGTCGCGGATCGTCGACCTGCCGATCGCCGGCCTGATCCTGCTGCTGCGCCCGTTCGTCGGCGTGGCGGAGGCAGAGAAGCTCGCTTGCGGCATCGCGCCGCTGATCCCGCTCAGCATCACCCTGCTCGGCATCGGTGCGACCGTCCGCCGACTGGTCGCGCCGCTCGCTTGGCCGCTCGCGCTCGTGTTCCTGATGGGCTCAACCGTCGCGATACTGATGTTCATGCCGGATCGGATCGATCATCATGGCTGGCAGCTCGCGATGCTCAGCCTAACCGTGGCCGGCCTGTGCGATCCCAAGGATGCGCGCGGCGGCATGACGGTGGGGCTGGGAAGCGCGCTGTCGCTCACCATCGGGCTAGAGATGCTGCCCTATTGCGCCATGGCCGGCGCGATCATCGCCTTGCGCTGGGTGTGGGACGCGGACGAGCGTCGCAGGCTGCTCACCTACGCGCTGTCGCTCGGCGGCGGGTGCGCCGCCGGCTTTGCGCTGTTCGCATCTGAAGCCAACCGCGTCCTGCGCTGCGATGCGCTGACGCCAGTATGGCTCAGCGTGTTCGTCGCGGCCGGTGCGCTGCTCGCGGTGCTGGCGCTGGTCTCTCCGCAAAGCCGCACCGTCCGGCTTGGCCTCGCGGTGCTGGCCGGCGGAGTCATCGTCGCCGGGTTCGGGCTGCTTTTCCCGCAATGCCTCGGGCGACCCGAGCAGGTCTCGGACGAACTCTACGCCAACTGGCTGGGCAACGTCCGCGAGGCGAAGCCGATCTACCGCCACCCGCTCCGCGTCGCCTTCCCGCTCGCCGCACTGCCCGTGATGGGGCTGATCGGCGCGGGCGTCGCAACATGGCGCGCGCGCGGCACCCCGGCGCTGCTCGGCTGGGCCTGCGTCGCGCTATTCGCCGTGTTCGCGATGCTGATGCTGCTGTGGCAGGTTCGCGCCGGCCCGGCCGCCCAAGTGATGGCGATCCCCGGCGTAACAGCACTCGGCTGGATCATCCTGCCGTGGCTGCTCGGCCACCAGTCACTGTTCGTGCGCGTGTTCGGCACAGTGACAGTCTTCGTGATCATCTCCGGGCTGTTCGCCGGCCTCGCGCTCAAGTGGTTCCCGATCGATCGGCCCAAGCCCTATGTCCAGCGCGTCAACCGCGCCTCCGGCCGCTGCGTGACGATGCCGGCGATGACCCCGCTGAACCGCATTCCGCGCCAGACGATCTTCACCTTCGTCGATCTCGGCCCGCGGCTGATCACGCTGACCCACCACGATGCGATCGCCGGGCCCTATCATCGCAACGGCGATGCGATCCTCGACGTGCAGCACGCTTTCAAACGCTCGCCCGAGGAAGCGCGCGCAATCATGAAGCGGCACGGCGCCACGCTGATGCTGGTATGCCCGAACATGGCGGAATCGACCGTCTATCGCGATCGTGCGCCGAACGGCTTCTACGGCCGCCTCGCGCATGGCGAGAAGTTCCCGTGGCTAGTCCCCGTCCCGCTCCCCAAGGGCTCACCGCTGCGGCTGTTCCGGATACGATAG
- a CDS encoding class I SAM-dependent methyltransferase, which produces MDRRVYDRMAEHDSTHWWYRARRDILADYLTREGRLPAHARILEIGCGTGHNLPMLADFGTVDAIEIDPAARAIAGQRLGREVGDAPLPTLPGVPAGHYDLIAVLDVVEHIADDVAALKAMRERLAPGGKILITVPAHQWMWSAHDVVNHHHRRYSKATLQQAIAAAGLRPRKLAYFNSLLFPLAAAARLAGRLTGRDDSDDSPPPRPVNALFETIFRWERHMVGRVPMPPGVSIVTLAEPA; this is translated from the coding sequence ATGGATCGCCGCGTCTACGACCGCATGGCCGAGCATGATTCCACCCATTGGTGGTATCGCGCGCGGCGCGACATCCTGGCCGATTATCTGACGCGCGAGGGGCGGCTGCCCGCGCATGCGCGCATCCTGGAGATCGGGTGCGGCACGGGGCACAATCTGCCGATGCTGGCGGATTTCGGCACGGTCGACGCGATCGAGATCGATCCCGCGGCACGTGCCATTGCCGGGCAGCGGCTGGGTCGCGAGGTTGGCGATGCGCCGCTGCCGACGCTGCCCGGGGTTCCGGCGGGGCATTACGACCTGATCGCGGTGCTCGATGTGGTGGAGCATATCGCCGACGATGTAGCGGCGCTGAAGGCGATGCGCGAGCGGCTGGCGCCGGGGGGCAAGATCCTGATCACGGTGCCGGCGCATCAGTGGATGTGGAGCGCGCACGACGTGGTGAACCATCACCACCGGCGCTATTCCAAGGCGACGTTGCAGCAGGCGATCGCGGCGGCGGGGCTGCGGCCGCGCAAGCTGGCTTACTTCAACTCGTTGTTGTTCCCACTCGCCGCCGCGGCGCGGCTGGCGGGGCGGTTGACCGGGCGCGACGACAGCGACGATTCGCCGCCGCCGCGGCCGGTGAACGCGCTGTTCGAAACGATCTTCCGGTGGGAGCGGCACATGGTGGGACGTGTGCCGATGCCGCCGGGTGTGTCGATCGTGACGCTGGCGGAGCCGGCTTAG
- a CDS encoding GtrA family protein, which produces MDAVRNKFITDARRETFWQLVRFGIAGGLATVCYAAVYSPLAALKITSEQVANICGYLVAMLSGYVLHSKWSFRGHGTSATASAPKFFAVSLVSYAVNTLWVFLLTDDAMMAGPWWWPLVPIVFVTPLVTFALNRLWVFA; this is translated from the coding sequence GTGGACGCGGTTCGCAACAAGTTCATCACCGACGCACGGCGCGAGACATTCTGGCAGCTTGTCCGCTTCGGGATCGCCGGCGGACTGGCGACGGTCTGCTATGCGGCGGTCTATTCGCCGCTTGCCGCGCTGAAGATCACGTCGGAGCAGGTGGCGAATATCTGCGGCTATCTCGTGGCGATGCTCAGTGGATATGTGCTGCACAGCAAGTGGAGCTTTCGCGGGCACGGCACGTCGGCGACGGCGTCGGCGCCGAAGTTCTTCGCCGTTTCGCTCGTCAGCTATGCCGTGAATACCTTGTGGGTATTCCTGCTGACCGACGATGCGATGATGGCCGGGCCGTGGTGGTGGCCGCTGGTGCCGATCGTGTTCGTGACGCCGCTCGTCACCTTTGCCCTTAACCGACTGTGGGTGTTCGCCTGA